The Hordeum vulgare subsp. vulgare chromosome 7H, MorexV3_pseudomolecules_assembly, whole genome shotgun sequence DNA window TCcgacatcgtcgccatcgtaaATCGAGAGGCCGAAGCCGCGAAGACTTGCTTCTGTGACTGCCACTGTGGTCGTGGCCAACACGGGCTTCATCGCTGCCACTTTGGCCGCACATGTCCATCATGCCGCAGGCGCACGGCTTCCACCGACACAACCCGCAAACCTCTTGTTTGTCCAACTCTACTAGATTTGGTTCATCGGAGGTGAGCATGGTCACGTCTGCCACGCCAGCGCCCATGGGCATCGATCTCAACGCGATGCCTGTGGGTGGTGGATCGTCCTCCGGGGCTGCATGTAAATGGCCTCGCGAGCTCTCAGCCGACGCCATAGGGAACACCCCCAACCTGTTCAATAGAATGTCGGCTGCGAAAGACGAGTCCAACCACGTGTTCATTGAGAGCCTCATCTACGAAGGTGCTGGCGGTGGCATCCCCTTCGGTCCCAACGAGACGCAAAACCAAGATGGTCGCACCCCCTTCATGGACGGGCACGATGGTATGGGGTACTtgtttggtgaagacatggtCGTCCCCATGATGGAGGACCAACTTGGCTTGGGCATCTCTTTCTTGCTAGATCATGAGCTTTCAGAAGACTATGGCCTAGACAAAGAGGATGATGAAGTGGACATCAATGGATAGCCATTGTTCCATGAGCTCCCTGCTAGCCAATGTAAAGAAGAAGCGGAAAAGAAAGCGGACCAAAGCATACACACAAAATGAGGACAAACTCCTTTGTGAATGTTGGAGAGACATTGGCCAAGATCCCAAGATAGGCTCCGAGCAAAAGGCATCGGCATTTTAGCAaagagtgcaacaagttttgtTCCACCCTTGAGAGCATCGAGGCTCGTCCTGTGAGTGGCATCGGCATGACAGACATGGTATAGCTGACATGGTTGCTTATTTGATTGTCCCGTAGCTTGCTCATCCATAAATGTTGCTTGTCCATTTGTCCATTTGTAGGTCTTCCAAGCCTTGGAAGCATTCAAGATTTATTATGAGGGCAAGTCTTTCAACCTCACTCATTGTTGGATGGTTATCAAAGGCAAAAAGAAGTTCAAAGCGAAATACGCCGCCATCAACGTGGGGGAGGGACGCATCCGTTGAAGAGCATGGTGAGGGGGAGTGGCCGCGGACGCGGGGGAAGACCAACTCTAAAAAAGAGGACAAGCGTGAGGCGGCGTCCCTTGCCTTGCCAGCTACTTTGCAAGGCATGATCACCAACAAGGATTCAAGAGAGGAGAAGCGCCGGTAAGACAAGGAGGAGCAAATTAAGGCCTTCATGTACATACAAAATAAGAACCTCGTGttggaggcggagaagcaagcAAAGATACTAGAGATCGAGCCCATTAAAGCAACCACCAGAGCAAGAGAATTCCATCTCTCTTCCATGACGAAGAGAGTCAAGATAATGAAGTGGACTTAGCATGGTCTCACCAAGAAAGCGTTCTTGGTTTGAGAAGATGCAAGCCGACATGTTCAACGTCGATGATGAGTTATCGATGTCGTGGTGTGCGGGCATGACCACGAACGAGATGACGTGGTGAAACTACGGCCTCATTTTGTGTGTTGGCATGTGTGATGACTGTTGCCAAGTGCGCCCAGCGTAGAAACTGTGTATTTTTTATAAGTTGGCAGATGTATGCCGTCCGCTGGCATATCGCCGGCTTGAACCCTTGACGCTGCATGGCCGCTGACATGATCTGTAGCCACATGCCTTTTTTATCTTAAAAAATATTGTGCGCAGACGAAAAATAGGTAGCTTCACTGAATGCACGACCGATCCATTTACAACAGAGGATGAACATGATGATTCAAACGAATAAAAGACGAACAAAAATTACCTTCGTTTGGGTGTGGTGGTTGGAATTGCTCTTAGATGTGAGGGGATACAAGGGAAAGAGAAGGAGGCCGTCTAGGGATGTGTGAAAGCCTGCGGGTGTTCACGAGGGGTGGCACGGCTCTACATCACTCTTGCATATGCATGCGTTCTACTGctcctctttcttcctcctcctgctatCTATCTATAGCTACCTCATCATCATTATTCTAGTGTTCTCATCGATCACCATTGCCAGATTTAGTAACCCTTGTATATCCATCATGAGGTTGACCCCACCTCCCTAGTTACTCCTACAAGTTACTCCTTCACATAGTACCATGATTCCATCAGCCATAAATTCTTCTCCCCTTCCTTCGGACAAGCCGTACAGGGCACAGTCATCATCTTTTTTTTTACCTCGGCAGCGAGCTGCTTAGCTCATACCACCATCATCTTCTTCTACCAGCCTCTAGCTACATTTAATCGGTCGAGGTAGGCTAGGCTAGCCTTCTCCTCCATTCTCCTATAAAGCCGTCCCTTATGTGACCACTCAtgagctctctcctctctctctctctctctctctcgctctcgctctctcaTGTAGGTAGCTCATAGGGACACACTTTGCAGATTGGAGGCCCGAGGGAAGAGCTCGGCTCAGCTCAGCTCGTCTCATCGTCGATCTCCGTCTAGCTACCTCTACTTACTCCATCTAGCTCGATTGCTTCTTGGTTGCTGGGCATGGACAATATGACCCACAACTCGAGCAGCAGCAGCTCCTGGGACTTGGACATGAGCCTCGGCAGCCACCACCACCCTCTCCTCTTCGACCACCCCACCCCAACTCCGCcggcgccaccgccaccgccaccgccattaTCCTTCCACCTCCACCATCCTCCTCCACCCCCGCATCAACACcctcaccaccaccagcagcacctAGCCATagatccctctccttcctcctccctatTCCCTCCTCcacctcaccaccaccaccaccatctccaccacctCGACTTGGCCGTCGACCCCCACCGACATCAGCATGACTACCAACGTGACCAGCACCCGGAAGAGATGCAGCAGCGGCCGCCGCCCGCGATGGAAGACAGTTCACACCAGCTTCATCACCAGGACGCGGTtgacgaggcggaggaggagctggGTGCGATGAAGGAAATGATGTACCGGATCGCCGCCATGCAGCCGGTGGACATCGACCCGGCCACCATCAAAAAGCCGCGCCGCCGCAACGTCCGCATCAGCGAGGACCCGCAGAGCGTCGCTGCCCGTCACCGCCGCGAGCGGATCAGCGAGCGCATCCGCATCCTCCAGCGCCTTGTGCCTGGTGGCACCAAGATGGACACGGCATCGATG harbors:
- the LOC123409706 gene encoding transcription factor bHLH87-like, giving the protein MDNMTHNSSSSSSWDLDMSLGSHHHPLLFDHPTPTPPAPPPPPPPLSFHLHHPPPPPHQHPHHHQQHLAIDPSPSSSLFPPPPHHHHHHLHHLDLAVDPHRHQHDYQRDQHPEEMQQRPPPAMEDSSHQLHHQDAVDEAEEELGAMKEMMYRIAAMQPVDIDPATIKKPRRRNVRISEDPQSVAARHRRERISERIRILQRLVPGGTKMDTASMLDEAIRYIKFLKRQVQDLQHQPAPHQQQHYPGGGGSGGAGPSSTAAVAGRPAFLPLGAGSLIDWAGLTRQVDVHGPTSSSSSSSMGGALGFGFSTGGQSSHGMH